The genome window TTCACTTGTTGACTGCGGCACTGCACATTAAAAATGGATCACAAGTGCGGGCCAGACGGGCGTGCCCTAAATggagcgcacgcacgcacaaggGGGGGCGTGGGCCGATGCTGCAGTGCAGGTGGTCCGGCTTGAGCTGGGCTGCAGAGACCACGCCCTGAATGCCTCGTGTGCAACATGAGAGTGGCATCATTGCCTTTTTCCTGATTTAATGTCAACATTATAAATAAGGGTGGGAAAAGTACACAAATTTGAAGACAAGTATAAAAAtgataagaaaaaatatttaacattttattattctattaattattttttcattattatatgATTCTTTATTATtctatttgtattattattattaagtatAATAAAtgataagaaaaaatatttaacattttattgttctattaattattttgtaaattagAATTCCATTTTTCCACATCTGAAAATGTCCTGGCTCATCTGTACAATTTAAAAGTCTAATAACGCCCTCGTGCATAAAATTTGACCCGCCCATGTCTGGTAAAGATCCTCACATGATCACACCACACCATTGCAACatgtcgatttttttttttacttcaccaCGCctccactaggtggcagtagACACCGCAGAACAAATACTTGAGTCATGTGTGGACTCACCCGTCCAGCTGAGTCCCAGATGGTCAGCGACAATGGCCATGCGGAGGTCCGTTCTCTCGCAGGGACTCTGAGGACCTAAAACCGGGCAGTGcagcacaaaaaataattagaaaTTGCAGCTGGATGAATAAATCTAACAAAAAGAGAATGCTGAGAATGAGACGACACACAAAGGCGCTCTGGTGAGTCATTAGTTGTAGTGTTGGTGGATAAAACTAAGAAGACTAATTTGAGCTCACTGTCTCAACTTTTCTGGCCAAACTATTCTCAATCACTTTCAGTTGAAGAGTGGACACCCCATGATATTTATTATGATGCATAATCCATGCATGTGAGGCCAGAAAAGCACTTAGGGTGTAACGTCGGCTAATATTGTTAGTAGTTAAGTTTCACATCACAAACCATCAGGCAACATTCCCCCGGCTGACGAAAGCAACTACCGGCCGGCGCTTGACATCAGGAGGCTGAACTCACGCAAAGTGCCCGATTGTCAAGTTGGGGTCGATGAATTGTTTTCGTAGTGCACCCAAGAGTCCAAACATCACCAAGATCAGGCAAGCAGACTTAAACCAACACGTCACAATCTGACAAATCATCCGACAAATTGACTACTTTGAGAAGGCTAGAACTGAAAACCTAGACAACTTAAAAGAAAGACTTTCGCTAATTCCAGACCGTACCTTCCACTAAAATATCAAGAACAGAACTCACCCTGTGCAGGGCTTCATCAGACAACACAAGGATGACACAAACAAGAGAACGCTACACAACAAGAGCACCCACAACAGCTACATGCATAAGAGAAGATACACAAGGTGTTTACAAAAAGTTTACAAACTAGTCGTGTTTGCCGTGACGGGAATCGTGATCAAGCTCACTCCCTTCATCCTTCTGCTCCTCCCACTCGATTGTCGGCCTACTCTTCCTCCACAGGGTGGAGGGTGTGGATGTGGTGCCAGTGGTGCCGATGCAGGTGGAGCTAGCGGTGCGTGCAGGGCAGAAACACCTAGAAGCTCGTCTAGATGGTTCTGAAAAGGACGTGTCCCTGCAGTTCTCTCGGTCTTCAATGGAAGGTGATGCCCGGTTCTGACTTTTGTTCAGATTCCTTGGGAATGGTTGGGTCCAGAAAGTAACCTATCGATATGTCCTTTGCTTGAGTGTTAATATGAATCTTAATTGTGCGAGTCTCCAATGGCTTTCACTACTGGGATTTTAgatcaaaaaaatcaattctgTCAAAACCTGGACTTGCATATGTCTCTGGATTCTGTGCTTCTTAATGCTACATTcgtaaaaatgaataaataagggTAATATCGATACCAGAAACCTAAAACTGCCAATCTGTGATCTTAAATAAAGTGGAGGTCGCTACCGGTGTTTAGTGTTTGTTGGTCGGTCACTTCTTGAGAAGGTGCAGAGGGAGAATTTGGGTTACCCAAATCCTTGAAAGTGTCCAAAAGTTTGTCCAAAGGACTTGTGTCATTTATAAAATAATCTGTTAGATAATTCGAGCAATTTGCATAGTTTACAAGATCAGAATTTGAACCTGAAGCTATGATATTAAAATCATCTAAAGTGCTTGGACAGTCAAAATGACTTTCAGTAGTCTTATCAGATGTTCTGAATGTGGTGAATTTGGTGTTGGTGGTTGTGTCTCCGCCAGCGGCGTTTGGTATTTCTAACGGGACCGTAGTCGCCTGTACAGGGACTTGAGGGAAAACTACAGGGACACACATGGGGTCTTGATCGCTGTCGTCTACCTCTGTGTCCCTGACCCTGTACTTGCCCGCGGCGTAGGAATGCTCACCAATTTGAAAAAACTGGAGCCTCTCCTCCACCATGTCCCTCTTGCTCATGTCAATCGCACCACTGCGCGTCATCTCAAACATCTTTCCCTCGTGGAACGGGAAGGGGTTGGGCTCACTCGTCGGCGTGCTATCGTCCGTCGGCGTGCGAGCAGGGGTGCTGTCAGGCGTGGTGGCTTGAGATTGCTCGTCGACGGCTCGTCCGAAAGGCTTTGGCTCACCGTTGCTGGCCTGCGTTCCTCCCATGTCGACGATATCTTCTTCAGCGCCTTTACTCGGCCAGGGGTCAAAGTCCAACCCTTTGGTCGCAACAGTCTTAAATGGTGAATTGAACTCCTCTTCTAACTTATAGCTAAAGTATGTTTCTGAAAATCCCTCTTTAGCTGAAAGTTTCTGTCCATTCATATCAACGCTGTCTTTTGGAACATCATTCCCACCATCTGATGCTATGTCTTTCTGGTCCTTCAGACATTCTTCTGGGGTTTTCTCCTCTTCAATAACTTCTAGTTTAGTTTGAGGAAAAGAGCGGTCTAAGGGCCTGAAAGAGTCCGTCGCCCAGACATCTCGCCTGCTGTCCAGACCGGCTAAGGATTTCAAGTCGGCTTGTTCGTACATACCATCGTCCTCATCTTGAAGGTCGTACCCATCTAGGGAGTCTATCTCTGTGGCATCAGTGTCGTGAGAAAATTCAGCTGTTGTGGCTAGCGAACAGTCCGTTATGGACTGGTCGTTTCCGTTTTGTTCACATTCATAGTCCTCCCCGTTGCCGTTGGAACCATTGGAACCGTTAGAACCGTTGATTCCAATCAGAGGTTCATTGttgtttccatttttgtcatgttttttctgGTTTTCCTTCTCCCTCCTCTGTTGATCCTCTTCCCGAGGAGCTTTGAAAGTAAATTTCTTGGAGGGAATCGGGTGAAAGACTGACTCTTCATCAGCGTCATCGTCCCCATTGGACTGACTGTCGTCCACCTCAGGCGGCACTGGGGAGGGGGGCTGAATACGTATTATTGGTTCAATCAGCATCTTCTCCTGTTCTTCCTGTAAATTCACCTCCATCATTTCTGTCTCAGTTTCTGACGAAGCACAAGAACCTTTTCTGTCTGGATCAGAAGTCTCTGAGAGGTCCAACGGCGGTGGAGGAGGAAATTCAATGTATGCAACACCTTTGTCTTTAGAGGTCTCCTGTCCAGCTTTCTCATCATATCCATTAAGGATGGAGCTATTCTCTAATCTCGGATAGTTATCAGTCATTAGCGCTTCCTgcatgttagcattagctaaGTCAGCACTGATGCTAGTTTGGATTCCAGGTGTGGTCTTTTGAAAAGAGATGATGGCTTTTCCTTGGTCATCTTGTTCCAATTCCTCAGGTACCTCCATGATTGGGCTGGGTTTATCTGGCATCAATTCCATAAAGCCATCAGGGGTCTTGGCGGTGAGGTCATAGCTGACCTCTTCAGAGCTGGGGGTGTCTGGCGTAACGGGGCTTTTCCCTGAGCTATCTATGAAGGATATCTGTTCTAGGGTGTCATCATCTGGGCTGAGGGGACCAAGTCCAGAAACTGACTTTTGTTTCACAGCATGCAGCCCCCCTTTGGCCTCCCTTTCAGCCTGGCGGCCAACCTGAAGACTAACATAAACAGGTAGCCTTTTAATGCCTTTGAAATTTTCTTTGGTTGCTGCGGCAGCTGGAGGCGTTATGACTTCTTCCAGAATGTCTTTGGAACAGAGTAAGTTATTCGAATTTGAATCTTTGGGGATGTTATCAAGGATttcaaatgtaacattttcatttggtaGGGTGGCGCTTGCCCCgaggcttttatttttagataaCGTGGGAATCTGTGAAGGTTTTGTTACCGGATATTTCTTAGGCGGGTCATTGTCATTAGAATTGAATGTGGTTCTTATAGGAATTTGAGTATCAGACTTTTTTCttaagtttttatttattacgtCGTCGCTATCTATTCTTGAAACGTCTGTTGTGACTTTGTTAGCGTCGCTATTTATCTccgaaaatgttttttgtggtGACACATTAGGGacgtttttgtttgaaaacagTTTTGGGGACTTGGGTGACGTCAAAGCGCTATCTGCTGCgtcttcattattattttggatTCTTTCCTCCTGTGATGTTTCAGTaacttttgatgttttttgatCTGTAAAAAAATGGTAAACTGGGAGTTTGCTTTCCTGTAATTTCTTTACAGAAGGTTTTGGTTGAACCGGAGGGGGTGTTTTGCTTGGCCGAGACTGGGGTTGTTTCTGAGACTCAGATTCAAACTTCATCCTCACAGAAGTAACTTTGGATGTTGATTTTATGTGGGAAGGAGAGGAGGGCTCAGACTCACAGGTCTTAGATTGTTGGCTTTTCTGAGGACTACTTGGCAAGCTAgaacttttcttttcagcaGGTAAAACTCGACCAAATGTTTTAGTAACGGAAGGATCCGCGAGTTTGGTTTTACTGAACGTTTCATCCCCCGCCTTAGTTTTTTGAGGGCTGCTGCATGCTGAGCTCGGCCAGGACCTGGGCTCTTTGAGTTCTCGTCGGACGGGCTTTCTTTCAGGTGACTGAAGTTCATCGTTTAGCTTTTCTGTTTTATCACGGAAAAATTGGGAAACCTCACAGAGTTTTTCTTCCGCTTCTTTTACAGTTTGATCAACCCTGTCCTCATAGAGGAGCTTGTCCCTGCTCCTGTCATGTTTATCCTCAGTAAATCTCATCCAGACTGCATGTTTGGGGCTACCTTGTTCAGTTGAATAATGGAGCACTGTAACTTTATCAAACTGGGGTGATTCGTCTCTTTGCATAAATGTTCCTGCTTTCGGGGAGCCATCTTTTGAGGACTTGGATACAAACTCCCTTTTAGGACTGTCTTGCTGCTCAgatgtttggttcctgtcagTCTTCATTGCCGAATCTTCTGAATCGTCTGATTGACGTGTCGAGGATGAGTCGAGTTTTTCGGAATGGAGCATTTTTTCAGCAAACCTGTAGGACTCGCCTCTGACCTCAGATAGCTCATCGTCACAGTATTCTATGGAATGCTGACTCAGCAGTTTTAGGGCTTTGTAGGAATCATCAGCTATGAGTTGAGCAGAGCTCGGCCGACTGTCCTCTTCCTGCGAAACCGGTGTATTAACACGAGATGTTTCCAGAAAATGGGGCAGGTATTCTTCAGCAATCagttcctcctcttcctgttgGCTCTCATCATAATCAAGCAGTTCCTTTATAGACTCCCCTTTATAGACGTACAGCTCAGGATGTTTCTTCGTTTCCCTGATATAAACTTCTGTGGGCTCGGATGTGCAGTGACCTTTCTCAATATGTACCTCGATTATCCGCTCGACTTTGGGTTTGGATTTATTGTCCCTGTCGAGAAATCTCGGCGACAGCTCGTCGCCTTTGACCGAGTCTTGGTTAGCTTTATGCTCAAACAGGCCCGCCAGTTCTTTGGACGGGTCCCGACCAGACTGGAAGGCTTTCATGATGTCTCGCACTGACATGCCTTCCTCAATCCCCTCTGTGGTGTCAGGCTTATGATAGACCATTCTGGTTGTCGTGGTAAtatgtgtttcttctttaaGACACATGCTCATTGAGTCCTCATCTGTCATTTGGATGGGGGCGACTGAGCTTCCTGAAGCTGCCCCTGACTCAGCAGAAGGAAGAGCAGACACAGGCTCCTCCACAAAGAAAGGCTCATCTGAGATGCTCTGACTGTAGAGATCTTCTAACCTGGTCTCAGACACACTGGGAGGGATGGAAGCATCAGTAAATAAAGGCTTGGCTTCTGTACTTTCTGCACTCTGGGGAGCAGAGGGGGTCTTTTCACTTCTAGTCTCAAAACCGCTGTCAGATAGCGGACTCTTATCCTGCTCATGAGACAGCTCCTCTGGGGATTCGAGAATGGTGTCACCCCCTGGATAAGCCTCGGCTAGTTTGCTTAGGTCTTTCTCGGACGGAGACCTGAGCATGCCAGACACCGGCGGaggcatttttaatttgtgctCCTGTATAGTCATGGAAGGCTTCAGAATgcgtttttgtttctcttcccCTTCCGTCTCCTCGTACCTGCCCTTCAACTCTGCCATTTTAGAGAGAGAGCTAGCCCCAATAGTGTTAGTTAAATAGTCGACCACTTTAGCTAAATCGAGGTCATTGTTCGACTGGTGCTTAAGTAGACGTGAGCTCTCGTCAGAGAGAACGTTTCTTCGGGCCTCCTCAATCTCATCTACAGAGAATTCCTCCCACCCATCCTCTACATTCTCTTTACTTTCATTCCCAATGTCCTTTTGTAGGATCTCGCTCACCTTCACTAAATCTTTCTTCACTTTCTCAACAAGCGTGTACGGCTCATCGTCCTCTAACTTGGTCTCACGAGGAGTGCTTATGCGTGACGTTTGGACCGTTTTGGCAGCCGTCTGTGGGTCTGTCTGTAAGATGGCTGTCATTCTCATCAGGTCTTCTTTCATGTCTGCTACATCTTTTAATATCTCCTGGTTGGAGGTGGCGGCAGTGTGGACGATGGGCGGCGTGATGTAGGGAGGCGATTTCAACTGGGAGTTAATTTTGGAGGCTGTAACGCACGACGACATGGAGGAAGAGGGGGAGGTGCGAAGGGAATCGGGAAGCGCCATTTTGAGAGAGCCTGGTCCTGGTTTAACGGGGGTCTCTGGCATGACGCTAACCAACGAGTAGACAGGTACGGTCACTGTGTTTGAGGTCACTGCAGGTACTGAGGAGGCGGCGGTAGATCTCAGAGAACTGTAAGCAGAACTTGCTGGAGCAGATCGAAGAGGGGATGACCGTGATTTAAGTGTGCCATAGCCTGTTGCGGAATAAGAGTCAATGGCTTCATTAATGGCGGCACTGATGCCAGATGTGGCTGCCTGGGTGGTGGCTTGAATCCTCTCCTGGAGGCTTCTCTCCGATAGGAGCCGAGAAGAAGGTGAGGAGGGCGTAGATGAGGACGAGGCATATTTGACAGGCGAAACGTTCCCATTCACCATGGACAATTCCGACGATGCGATGGTTGTCTTTCCGGTCGAGGTCAAAGATGACAAAGAGGTTTTCCCTCCTCGTGTTGACAGGGCTGAATCAGAAGAGGTCTTCAAAGACGACAGGGTGGAGAGGCTTTTAGCAGAGGCAGGACTTGCTGTGTCTATTTTAAAAGGCATACTCGAACTGTAGATGCTGTACGGTTTCTTTGGTGAGACGGGAGTAGTTGTGGACTTGGCCGGTACGTAACCGTTGGGTATGGCGTGAACTGGGGAGGTTCTTGACGTGTAAGGACTTTTGATAGAAGCAGGTTCTGTTGCAGATTTATATGGACTTCCAGAAGAAACAAAGGCGGGGGAAGCCTGGACAGGATACTGACCCTGCTGGATAACAGTTTTAATGGGCGATGGTATAGTCCTGTAAGACCTCACAGGGGACGAAGGGAGGATGTCGTGGGATGGTAGGTTGGTTGCTTGCAATGGAGATCCCATGCTGGCTCCAATTGGAGAACATGCAGGTGTTGGGGAGAAGGGCCAGGACGATTTCAATGGAGAAGCAGCTGCTGAGTTGGCTGGTGCATCGGCAGCGATGACGGGACCGCCCATTCCGCCGAGTTTCGCTTGGCCAGAGGCGGTAAGAGGAGCAGTTGACCATGGGGGGTAAGGTCTGGTTGGAAAGACAGGTTTGTGAGGGTGACCAGCAGGCAGTGCTCTTGCGGCTGGTGTGCTTCTCTCAACTGCTGTTTCTTCAGCGGAATTTAATGATGGAGAAATAAtgggaaaagaaatcaaaatggaTGTGGAGTAACCAAGAAAAATGGGAAAAGATAAGAAGAtgcggaggaagaagaagaagaggtcaGAGGAGGGAGAGTTGGTCAGTGAAGCAGTTCTGTTATTAAAGGAACAACAAACAGCAGTTTCATGAAGATATTTAGGAATTGACGGATTTCATTCAAAACTGTCTTCAGATGTTGCTCTCTCAAACACTGACAACAaccacaacaaaatggatgattgAAATCCAAGCCCAACAAAGcagcaaagtaaaaaaacaacgacAACAGTGGCACTGAATTGGCAACGGAAAGATGGCAGGGATGACTTCAAAAGCAgctcctcttttcagacatgAGACGTTCAGCGTATGGATTCTGCGTCTAATTTCAAACCACTTTAAAAGTGCCTTTTATCTGTTTGGTCCCAACCGATACACATGGCAAATTTCCTTTAACGACAGGTCAGACAAAccctttgccttttttccccccctaaaCTGACAAAATGTCCTCCAAAACTGACGTTTGGTCCATTTTGTCATGCACAGTCAGTAAAAAGATGGTGACAAGCCGAACCAGCCAAACTCAAGAACCCTCCTCACATGCATGGCTCACCCACATAAACCATAAAAAGcttcaaaattcaaatgggACAAACGAAAAAGTAAAGCACATGTTTCTTTGACCACCCCTGTCGACAATGAGAGAGTCAAAGAAAGAACAACCAAAAGCCGGAAGAACTCACAAGCACTGCAAAACAATTCCAAAAAccaatcatgcaaaaaaaaaaaaaaaaagatgtaccATGTCGTAAACAAGCATGTGGACAGTGCATGTTGTGTCAAGAAGAGAAACTTTACTACAACGCCTCGGacatatggattttttttaattttcttgttTGGGATGTTGTtagtgaaaatgacaaaactcaCTCAGTGCAGGCTCGGCCAGATAGCTGTAGCGCTTACGTAAGGCTAGTGAGGCAAAGGTATGACGTCGCTCGGGCTTTTCAGTCTGCAACAAtagcaaacaacacaagttGGCTATCAGGTGAACGCAACTTTGTCCTGACGATTTACAGATTGATTTTTGGGATGAAACAATTGGAACGTGGAACCAATTAAGTAATCTTAAAGGTATTACATTGGATTTATGATGTCATGCAAAAGTCAGCATTTGGTACAAGGGAAAGTGTTACATTTCCCTTGGGGGTAGCGGGCGAGAGTAAGCCTATGCTAAGCAgagcatggggggggggagggggagggagggtgtAGTTTACCTCATCCTCGCCATCTGACTCCATTTCCTGGTTCCCAAGATGCATTGCAGAAACGGGCGGCGAGGGGCGGGGCAAGGGAGACGAGTAACATAATGGAAAGCAGGAAGGGAGGAGGAAAACATCAGcgtgtggggaaaaaaaaaaaaaaaaaaaaagagagagtgaTTTACAGAAGCTCCAGAAGCCACTGTGggcaaatgcaacaaaaaaaaaaacaataaatcaaaaagCGCCATGAGAAATTGCGAGAACATCAATCAAGTCAAGCCAGCCTGAGCAAATGAAAAGTCtttagcccaaaaaaaaaaatccaacggaaaagaaaacagccaATGAGAAGCAACCACGGCGTACAATAAAGAACCAAGAAACATTAAGAGAAGCCTTAAACAGATAAAAGACACACTTTTGGaccttggatttttttttttaccctagCGCCACCGCTACTTCCCTGACGGTGAGGATGCTCATGGAAGtgacaagacaaaaatgatgacTTGATCTTACCTTTTTGGCGGCGGGTAACGTGATGTTCAAGTTGCACACTGCCGTTTGCGGCAGGCCTTTTGTGCTCTTACACTCTTTGAGAAAGGTGAGACGGCCGCACGGCTCCTGGCTGGGGTCTCGAACCTGCGGCCAGGgaggaaatttttttttatgccctGCTTTGTGTGTCCTAATTAAGTGATGAAACACGAAATGTTTAACCAAGCGGGAAATAGGATCGATTGTACACATCGGGTCAATCGATGCCTGTGAACggcgtccattttttttttttcaagtagtAGTGTGCATTTGTGGTACCTTGACGCAGAACGGCAAGCGGTTTTCTTTGAAAGCGTAGAAGTTGAGAACTAACTGCTGACCGCTTTTGGTCAGAGGGGTCAAGTTTCCGTAGCAATCCACATAAATGGGACGACCCTCCAGGACCTGAACACACCCAAAACCGGCCAGAACCGGAAATTTATAAAAGGTTCAAATACACAAGGATCCTTAAGAATGGGCACCTCAATGTCTTTGCTCCTGGCCACCTCCTCAAAGTTCTCCTGCTGCTCCAGGGTCTTGTCCACTTTGTCGTCGGTCATACAGAAGCACCTCAGCCTGGACTCCACCGGGTCGTTCATTTTGGCAAAGACAACAAACTTGGCCATGTAGGGCACGCAGATTAGCTCCCGGTATAACTGCGAGGCCAAGCCCACCGTCTCCGGGATTTGGTGGCAGTCGGCCAGCCAGAACCTGTTCAGAACCACCCGATAAGCAAATGGAAATATATGCGAGAAGAGGCCCGGCCCGGGTTCTCACCGTGCTGAAACGTTGGTTGTGAAAGACACGCAGTCGTTGACAAAGGTGAGGGGAGTCGTGCCGGTGATGTCTTCCCACTGTGCCGGCGACGTTCCACCTACAAGAGAAGGATTGGGTCTTGGGTTCTGGtaccttccaaaaaaaaaaaaacctcctaAAACCACTTCACCTGTGATGCTGCAGAGAAGGCGGAGGCAAGGTGTGCAGTCTCCTTTGTAGCCGTTGGAAAGGCCCTCGCCCGAAAGCGGCGGGACTGGGATGGTCATGGTGATGGGCTTGTGGAACTTCCTCCGTCTGGGCTCCACCGTCACGATGGGGCTGAAGGTGGCACGGTTGCCGAGGATCTTCTTCACAGTTTCGTCGGGTACCGGCTGAGCCTGAGAATCCAGAAAGGATCAGGGTATTTATTTCACGGGAAATTTGAAGGCCTCTAATGTGTGAGACTTACCTGAAGGCCAACTTTGATCTTTTTGGTAAGCGCCCCCTCGGGGAAGGAGGCCTGAACCAATAGGACGCTCCGGCTGCACACAGTCCCGCCCTCGGGTCCCATCTGATGCGTTTCCTGTCTGATGCGGGACACCACGGCAAAGTACTGTGGGAAATCTTTGGTGATGATGCGGCAGATCCTCTTCCTTTGCAACTCCTCTGCACTGTCCAGTTCTAGAAGAACATCCAATGACATTACAAGAAGTGACATTTAGACATCCTGACGTATTTTACCTTCATCCATGCCGTTGAGGAGCTGGCGGAGCTCCTCGGTCTTGCAGTCGTACAGATGCTCCTTCCAGGTTTCTCCGTTCTCGCTTCGCAGAAGGATCAGTTCTCGTTCTTGTCCTCGCATGGAACCAAAGTGGGGGATCTCCACGATCACCGGCCTGGTAGGGAAACGAATCGCATATTGACTCAAGCGACGTTCAAGGAAGATCTCAAAGTTGTTGCTCTACCATCTACACAGAACTAGAGAAGCACAGAAAGTGAACGTGTGAATGGATACGGGTTCTGCCGGGTGTTCAAGCCACGTTTCCACCAAGCGCTACAGCATTTTAAAATCCGCTTGGCAGAAATTAGGCTTTCCATTTGTTCAATGGC of Syngnathus acus chromosome 19, fSynAcu1.2, whole genome shotgun sequence contains these proteins:
- the LOC119137994 gene encoding ankyrin-3-like isoform X25 codes for the protein MAHAASQLKKKADENLVAAEEEREKERKRARRRQRGGDVKKKTDVNACYLRAARAGNLEKALDYLKNGVDINICNQNGLNALHLASKEGHVEVVAELLQQGANVDAATKKGNTALHIASLAGQMEVVKELVTHNANINAQSQNGFTPLYMAAQENHLEVVHYLLEHGSSQSIATEDGFTPLAVALQQGHDQVVSLLLENDTKGKVRLPALHIAARKDDTKAAALLLQSDHNADVESKMMVNRTTESGFTPLHIAAHYGNINVATLLLNRGAAVDFKARNDITPLHVASKRGNGNMVRLLVERGAKIDARTKDGLTPLHCGARSGHEQVVEMLLSRSAPILSKTKNGLSPLHMATQGDHLNCVQLLLHHDAPVDDVTNDYLTALHVAAHCGHYKVAKVIVDKKANPNAKALNGFTPLHIACKKNRVKVMELLLKHGASIQAVTESGLTPIHVAAFMGHENIVHQLINHGASPNTSNVRGETALHMAARAGQSNVVRYLVQNGARVDAKAKDEQTPLHITSRLGKLDIVQLLLANGASPDTTTSSGYTPLHLAAREGHREVAATLLDQGASLGITTKKGFTPLHVAAKYGKLEVANLLLQKNAAADAAGKSGLTPLHVAAHYDNQKVALLLLKQGASPHASAKNGYTPLHIASKKNQLEIATTLLEYGASTNSVTRQGITPLHLASQEGNVDVVTLLLARDASVNAGNKYGLTPLHLAAQEDKVNVAEVLVNHGATIDPETKLGYTPLHVACHYGNVKMVHFLLKNQAKVNGKTKNGYTALHQAAQQGHTHIINLLLHHEASPNELTTNGNSALSIARRLGYISVVDTLKVVTEETLTTQTVTEKHKMNVPETMNEVLDMSDDDGDDAMTGDTDKYLAPQDLRELGDDSLPQEGYMGFSVGARSQSLRSFSSDRSNALNRSSFTRDSMMIEEMLAPSKEMRLAMAKDGDSDSLKRYSWTPDATDNVNLVSSPVHSGFLVSFMVDARGGSMRGSRHNGMRIIIPPRKCTAPTRITCRLVKRHKLASPPPMVEGEGLASRLVEVGPAGAHFLGPVIVEIPHFGSMRGQERELILLRSENGETWKEHLYDCKTEELRQLLNGMDEELDSAEELQRKRICRIITKDFPQYFAVVSRIRQETHQMGPEGGTVCSRSVLLVQASFPEGALTKKIKVGLQAQPVPDETVKKILGNRATFSPIVTVEPRRRKFHKPITMTIPVPPLSGEGLSNGYKGDCTPCLRLLCSITGGTSPAQWEDITGTTPLTFVNDCVSFTTNVSARFWLADCHQIPETVGLASQLYRELICVPYMAKFVVFAKMNDPVESRLRCFCMTDDKVDKTLEQQENFEEVARSKDIEVLEGRPIYVDCYGNLTPLTKSGQQLVLNFYAFKENRLPFCVKVRDPSQEPCGRLTFLKECKSTKGLPQTAVCNLNITLPAAKKEMESDGEDETEKPERRHTFASLALRKRYSYLAEPALKTAVERSTPAARALPAGHPHKPVFPTRPYPPWSTAPLTASGQAKLGGMGGPVIAADAPANSAAASPLKSSWPFSPTPACSPIGASMGSPLQATNLPSHDILPSSPVRSYRTIPSPIKTVIQQGQYPVQASPAFVSSGSPYKSATEPASIKSPYTSRTSPVHAIPNGYVPAKSTTTPVSPKKPYSIYSSSMPFKIDTASPASAKSLSTLSSLKTSSDSALSTRGGKTSLSSLTSTGKTTIASSELSMVNGNVSPVKYASSSSTPSSPSSRLLSERSLQERIQATTQAATSGISAAINEAIDSYSATGYGTLKSRSSPLRSAPASSAYSSLRSTAASSVPAVTSNTVTVPVYSLVSVMPETPVKPGPGSLKMALPDSLRTSPSSSMSSCVTASKINSQLKSPPYITPPIVHTAATSNQEILKDVADMKEDLMRMTAILQTDPQTAAKTVQTSRISTPRETKLEDDEPYTLVEKVKKDLVKVSEILQKDIGNESKENVEDGWEEFSVDEIEEARRNVLSDESSRLLKHQSNNDLDLAKVVDYLTNTIGASSLSKMAELKGRYEETEGEEKQKRILKPSMTIQEHKLKMPPPVSGMLRSPSEKDLSKLAEAYPGGDTILESPEELSHEQDKSPLSDSGFETRSEKTPSAPQSAESTEAKPLFTDASIPPSVSETRLEDLYSQSISDEPFFVEEPVSALPSAESGAASGSSVAPIQMTDEDSMSMCLKEETHITTTTRMVYHKPDTTEGIEEGMSVRDIMKAFQSGRDPSKELAGLFEHKANQDSVKGDELSPRFLDRDNKSKPKVERIIEVHIEKGHCTSEPTEVYIRETKKHPELYVYKGESIKELLDYDESQQEEEELIAEEYLPHFLETSRVNTPVSQEEDSRPSSAQLIADDSYKALKLLSQHSIEYCDDELSEVRGESYRFAEKMLHSEKLDSSSTRQSDDSEDSAMKTDRNQTSEQQDSPKREFVSKSSKDGSPKAGTFMQRDESPQFDKVTVLHYSTEQGSPKHAVWMRFTEDKHDRSRDKLLYEDRVDQTVKEAEEKLCEVSQFFRDKTEKLNDELQSPERKPVRRELKEPRSWPSSACSSPQKTKAGDETFSKTKLADPSVTKTFGRVLPAEKKSSSLPSSPQKSQQSKTCESEPSSPSHIKSTSKVTSVRMKFESESQKQPQSRPSKTPPPVQPKPSVKKLQESKLPVYHFFTDQKTSKVTETSQEERIQNNNEDAADSALTSPKSPKLFSNKNVPNVSPQKTFSEINSDANKVTTDVSRIDSDDVINKNLRKKSDTQIPIRTTFNSNDNDPPKKYPVTKPSQIPTLSKNKSLGASATLPNENVTFEILDNIPKDSNSNNLLCSKDILEEVITPPAAAATKENFKGIKRLPVYVSLQVGRQAEREAKGGLHAVKQKSVSGLGPLSPDDDTLEQISFIDSSGKSPVTPDTPSSEEVSYDLTAKTPDGFMELMPDKPSPIMEVPEELEQDDQGKAIISFQKTTPGIQTSISADLANANMQEALMTDNYPRLENSSILNGYDEKAGQETSKDKGVAYIEFPPPPPLDLSETSDPDRKGSCASSETETEMMEVNLQEEQEKMLIEPIIRIQPPSPVPPEVDDSQSNGDDDADEESVFHPIPSKKFTFKAPREEDQQRREKENQKKHDKNGNNNEPLIGINGSNGSNGSNGNGEDYECEQNGNDQSITDCSLATTAEFSHDTDATEIDSLDGYDLQDEDDGMYEQADLKSLAGLDSRRDVWATDSFRPLDRSFPQTKLEVIEEEKTPEECLKDQKDIASDGGNDVPKDSVDMNGQKLSAKEGFSETYFSYKLEEEFNSPFKTVATKGLDFDPWPSKGAEEDIVDMGGTQASNGEPKPFGRAVDEQSQATTPDSTPARTPTDDSTPTSEPNPFPFHEGKMFEMTRSGAIDMSKRDMVEERLQFFQIGPQSPCERTDLRMAIVADHLGLSWTELARELDFSVEEINSIRVENPNSLTAQSFMLLKKWVHRDGKNATTDTLTAVLNKINRLDIVTLLEGPIFDYGNISGTRCFADDNAVIPDQCDGYHQIDAELRTPPELNCAPPTPLCSDDFFRKGGDGVVDSPSRPSELSLVGNPPLVRVEDTSESPDNDRRAAQRRTMFEGAYAPYERQGGCPEEEDEMTQERLQSLLEDIKLEGEGLEDEEMTEEKVHAILEQVRQAEKDFCSLPGWSESDAVAAVDEATAEPGHAVEEGSPDSLVDSLEQPAPSSKKEEEEQGGDRSARRVQWAQNVQCEHVFDDEEEEVEEELEAEESSSEETTVTTRVFRRRVILKGEEARNVPGESVTEEQFTDSDGNLVTRKVIRKVVRRVVGSEQKDEVGEEAGAVVAVAPSGGAVVGKGKRRGKRSRQGHKGKKSHS